One segment of uncultured Desulfovibrio sp. DNA contains the following:
- a CDS encoding ATP-binding protein, translating to MTIVIMRLKYKHYKNVYMAIFSFLHANLLTNSENNCPTQYYNQGFILDKIILDTPSPEICASKIFEASGAKFDADVATDLWQKIMQHKWVLSERLNRDVGFKIACTDFLENIGTDEELSTHNQEKLLVQMGARTISRDIWDTISDTQPPKQLIHKRIILPLVEGALSQKYGVIPPKTIIFFGPPGTGKTHFVKAMAGRLAWWFIEIAPSMLMVDGVDKIGAHLRAIMEKARSLDEIILFIDEFEEFAGSRDSANRIDRSITNEFLKQVPLIKSQPNKVLLVCATNYIRQLDAALLRPGRFDCIIPVGTLDDDGRKTILEYYLAKMNCGAVDVDHIVSLTPKFTPADIEYLFQIVAQYAFEEECERGANTPVTTEMIAEKIASFRPSLTEEMITEFREDVAIYSRV from the coding sequence GTGACAATAGTAATTATGAGATTAAAATATAAACACTATAAAAATGTTTATATGGCAATATTTTCGTTTTTACATGCAAATTTACTCACCAATTCCGAAAACAATTGCCCCACACAATATTACAACCAGGGGTTCATTTTGGATAAAATAATACTAGACACGCCCTCTCCAGAAATTTGCGCCAGCAAAATCTTTGAAGCCAGCGGTGCAAAATTCGATGCGGATGTAGCGACGGATCTTTGGCAGAAAATCATGCAACATAAGTGGGTTCTGTCTGAAAGACTGAATCGGGATGTCGGCTTCAAGATTGCCTGCACCGACTTTCTTGAGAACATAGGGACGGATGAGGAACTCTCTACGCACAATCAGGAAAAGCTTTTGGTGCAGATGGGCGCGCGCACCATCAGCAGAGATATTTGGGATACTATCTCCGACACACAACCCCCCAAGCAACTGATTCACAAGAGGATTATACTCCCCTTGGTCGAGGGGGCTCTTTCACAAAAGTATGGCGTCATTCCGCCTAAAACTATCATTTTTTTTGGCCCTCCCGGTACGGGCAAGACCCATTTTGTCAAGGCAATGGCCGGGAGACTGGCGTGGTGGTTCATAGAAATCGCACCAAGCATGCTTATGGTCGACGGTGTAGACAAAATTGGGGCACATCTGCGGGCAATAATGGAAAAAGCGCGAAGTTTGGATGAAATTATTCTTTTCATTGACGAATTTGAGGAATTCGCAGGCAGCCGGGATAGCGCAAATCGAATCGACAGATCCATTACCAACGAATTTCTCAAACAGGTGCCACTGATAAAGAGCCAACCAAACAAGGTTCTGCTCGTATGCGCAACAAATTACATCCGTCAACTGGATGCTGCGCTGCTACGGCCGGGGCGCTTTGATTGCATCATCCCGGTAGGAACTCTGGATGACGATGGAAGAAAAACAATTCTGGAATACTATTTGGCAAAGATGAACTGTGGAGCTGTTGATGTTGACCATATTGTAAGCTTGACACCCAAATTTACCCCCGCAGATATTGAGTATCTATTCCAAATTGTTGCCCAGTATGCCTTTGAAGAAGAATGCGAAAGAGGGGCAAACACGCCTGTGACCACAGAGATGATTGCTGAAAAAATTGCTTCTTTCAGACCGTCTTTGACGGAAGAAATGATTACAGAGTTTAGAGAAGATGTCGCAATTTATTCACGGGTCTAA
- a CDS encoding GH36-type glycosyl hydrolase domain-containing protein: MFLSVHNLLNEDARSGVQIAPAGECLLDNFYILEEQIRAVRRHLPKGYSRELPHLTTGFSAGLPRAYDIAQEVIWHSDGRVNAETVTAVLSSYQTVSVLTMGELWAVPIMFRFALIENIRHITALIAAYRTDRALAVHWASKLTRTAAASPKDLIMVIADMARSNPSLTGSFVAEFSRQLKGMGPSLALPLTWVEQQLADSGQTIDQLVHVENQMQAASQLSMSNCFNSLRAIESVDWKGFVDSVSVVEGTLRNDPAEVYAAMDFNSRNYCRTIIERMARCSQLTENEIAQKAIDLAREGMTQHGKNARSAHVGCYLTAEGKPRLETAISAHFGPVQTLARAAEYLRVPLYISTIILLTLFFTVSFAFVAMAQGVHNLWASLFLLPIIIVACHLALAVANKIASIAINPKPLLKMDFSAGLPEHFLTLVIVPAMLTSKDSIKRLFDDLEVRFLANQDTSLYFGLLTDFSDSATETAPNDKLLVRMARQKAAELNAKYATENYTPFFLFHRPRLWNAQEGIWMGHERKRGKIEELNNYLCGRAPDVFSVVEGDRAVFSRVRYIITLDADTQLPRDSARQLVGAMAHPLNRARFDEDKKRVINGYGILQPRVEPSLAGANRSRYARFNCKKSGIDPYTRTVSDCYQDVFGEGSYIGKGIYDLNTFATMLSGRFPDNKVLSHDLLEGCFARSGLLSDVSFYEDYPVAYLTDAARRHRWIRGDWQIISWLLPRVTEGDGQVHKNPLSLLSRWKIFDNLRRSLTPAALILLLISGWAMLPLSWQWTSLVVGSMFLPALLEAVVAMLHKPEDTSFRRHMALQFSEIPGHFSQPAEALLYLPVEAASNLDAIFRSFWRMMASKKRLLQWNVSVCSGSAAPAHLRETVAAMWAGPVIAVLVMLACIALGNGMAANTALAGVVCLLWFFSPVMAWWSSLPLKRHQEKLTPVQTVFLFRIAHKTWKFFATFAGSESNWLPPDNYQEVPTGRIAHRSSPTNMGIALLANLSAYDFGFITAGAFLERTSKSLSVMEKLERYKGHFFNWYDTQSLAPLSPRYVSSVDSGNMVGHLLVLRAGLQEFVEKRVSHPLLFKDLQKTLAILAETAPKPHDEVANSQLDTLSLELAAAVQSFSPSAIQVRKDLELLQASATAAMIQSEMASDKEKKQYGGIVQETFCLKLQDALDELTLFMPWTSLQGVSSADLQDFKMLDAHLTLFEIAALEDALLPRLALYAEEKNDPSRQQLFAELAVLVGAGSRQARARLEQIAEMMEQCTGLSCLEYDFLYDSKRKLLSIGYNTDENRRDASYYDLLASEARLAVFVGIAQGHLPQESWFSLGRLLATTTDQKPVLLSWSGSMFEYLMPLLVMPFYENSLLDQSCKAAVAAQIEYGKKCGLPWGISESGYCMTDARADYMYKAFGVPGLGIKRDLTADMVVAPYASALAAMIAPRDACLNLERLSQEGVEGDYGMYEAVDYTESRLPRGETFEIVRSYMAHHQGMSLLALEALLLDYPMQKRFESDPQFQSAILVLQERAPEAIPSYVRTSTRSGVPAIHSFVKGATRIIGSPHTAKPEVQLLSNGRYHVMVTNAGGGYSRWNNLSVTRWKEDTTCDDWGTFCYIRDLATGEYWSTTFQPTQVRTEHFKVIFAEGRAEFHCRNLKYDVHTDIAVSPEHDVELRRTKITNNSLEQRTLDITSFAEVVLAPSAADALHPAFSNLFVQTEIVEDQFAILCTRRARSEEENNPCMLHMMAVHGVPVDAISYETNRRQFIGRERTIKKPRAMDRDVVDLSDSAGAVLDPVVSVRTRITLESGQSAIIDVVSGVGESRATAMALIEKYRDKGIADRVSRMAWVRGQILLRQIHATEVEAQLYTGLADSILYANAQLRAESSLLVQNSKGQSGLWGYTLSGDLPILLLRIGSVDNIELVRQLLRAHTYWNLKGLRVDLVIWNEDKAGYRQLLHDQIMGLIAEGNGSSLGKPGGIFVLSSDRIVEEDRILMQAVARVIITDDKGPLAQLVKGRIAPVNTIPYLALSDGPRASRMESALPAPRNDLILFNGLGGFTPDGREYVIITAQGQATPAPWANVLANPQFGTVISETGLAFTWSENAHEHRLTPWSNDPVGDSRGEAFYIRDNDTGYFWSPTPRPCRGKTPYTTRHGFGYSVFEHTERGIQSELLVHVDVDAPVKCMRLTVKNVSSIPRRLSATGYVAWVLGDLPEKTRMHIATEVDQMSGTVFACNSYNSEFPGRTAFWGTDDSIKSVSCDRAEFLGRNGSLDNPAAMGRSRLSGRNGVGLDPCAVIQVPFTLAAGEERVITFRLGVGKSKDECRELAMRFKGAEATQESLSRVWRQWDRLLGSAYVETPDTSFNVMANGWLLYQAIACRMWGRGAIYQSGGAFGFRDQLQDAMALVHTAPNLLREQILLCASRQFAEGDVMHWWHPPSGRGVRTHCSDDYLWLPQAVCRYVSSTQDTGILDEQVALITGRPLKDDEDAYYDQPSDSGITATIYEHCVLAIRYGLKFGAHGLPLMGSGDWNDGMDKVGAGGKGESVWLAFFLYDVLSRFGPLAAARGDLPFYQECTGQLAVLKDKIETHGWDGGWYRRAYFDDGTPLGSAENSECRIDSIAQSWSVLSKAGSAEHVKLAMLALDDYLVRREDKLVTLFTPPFDVQAPNPGYISGYTPGVRENGGQYTHAAVWAAMAFAQMGDSRRAWEVFNIINPVNHCKTAEDVARYEVEPYVAAADVYAAPGLVGRGGWTWYTGSAAWMYRLMLESLLGINIENGALRIVPCLPANWDCCTVHYRHLSAVYHIKITQEYAGGKNFSITLDGAAQNDLLVPLVDDQQEHEVSVVVQQ, from the coding sequence ATGTTTTTGTCTGTGCACAACCTGCTGAATGAAGATGCGCGGAGCGGCGTGCAGATAGCGCCCGCAGGAGAATGTCTTCTTGATAATTTTTATATCCTTGAAGAGCAGATTCGCGCAGTAAGGCGGCACTTGCCCAAGGGCTACAGTCGGGAACTGCCCCACCTGACCACGGGATTTTCTGCGGGGCTGCCCCGTGCCTATGACATTGCCCAGGAAGTTATATGGCATAGTGACGGGCGGGTGAATGCTGAAACTGTGACAGCTGTCCTGTCCTCCTATCAAACCGTTTCTGTGCTCACTATGGGAGAATTATGGGCTGTTCCCATCATGTTTCGCTTTGCTCTCATAGAAAACATCAGACATATCACCGCTCTCATAGCTGCATACAGAACTGACCGTGCACTTGCGGTGCATTGGGCCAGCAAGTTGACGCGCACTGCTGCGGCCTCTCCCAAAGACCTGATCATGGTAATTGCGGACATGGCGCGGTCAAATCCATCACTTACGGGCTCGTTTGTCGCCGAGTTCAGCCGCCAGCTCAAAGGCATGGGCCCCTCCCTGGCGCTACCACTCACATGGGTTGAGCAACAACTTGCTGACTCGGGTCAAACGATCGACCAGCTTGTGCATGTGGAAAACCAGATGCAGGCTGCCAGCCAGCTTTCCATGAGCAACTGTTTCAACAGCCTGCGAGCCATTGAATCTGTTGACTGGAAAGGCTTTGTCGATTCTGTAAGTGTGGTTGAAGGCACGTTGCGTAATGACCCTGCAGAAGTTTACGCAGCTATGGACTTCAATTCGCGCAATTATTGCCGCACTATTATAGAAAGAATGGCGAGGTGCAGCCAGCTGACAGAGAACGAGATTGCCCAGAAAGCCATTGATCTTGCCCGCGAAGGCATGACCCAGCATGGCAAAAATGCTCGCTCCGCGCATGTTGGCTGCTATTTGACTGCAGAAGGCAAGCCTCGGCTTGAAACTGCCATATCTGCCCATTTCGGCCCAGTGCAGACCCTTGCACGCGCGGCTGAATATTTACGCGTCCCTCTGTATATATCTACAATCATTTTATTAACGCTATTTTTTACAGTATCTTTCGCCTTTGTCGCCATGGCACAGGGCGTACATAATTTATGGGCTTCTCTATTCCTTTTACCAATTATCATTGTAGCCTGCCACCTGGCCCTGGCTGTTGCCAATAAAATTGCCTCCATTGCCATCAATCCCAAACCTCTTCTCAAAATGGATTTTTCCGCCGGCTTGCCAGAACATTTTCTGACTCTGGTTATTGTGCCAGCAATGCTCACCAGCAAAGATTCCATCAAGCGCTTGTTCGATGACCTTGAGGTGCGTTTTCTGGCCAATCAGGACACATCCTTATATTTTGGATTGCTCACGGATTTTTCTGATTCTGCAACGGAAACCGCCCCCAACGACAAACTGCTCGTCCGTATGGCCCGGCAAAAGGCAGCAGAGCTTAATGCCAAATATGCAACAGAAAATTATACCCCGTTTTTTCTTTTTCACCGCCCCCGCTTATGGAATGCTCAGGAAGGAATATGGATGGGGCATGAACGCAAACGCGGCAAGATAGAGGAACTCAACAATTATTTATGCGGCAGAGCCCCGGATGTCTTTTCGGTTGTTGAGGGTGACAGGGCGGTTTTTTCGCGTGTTCGCTACATTATAACGCTTGATGCAGATACGCAGTTGCCCCGAGATTCTGCCCGCCAGCTTGTGGGGGCCATGGCTCACCCGCTGAACCGCGCGCGATTTGATGAGGATAAAAAGCGTGTAATAAACGGATATGGCATCTTACAGCCGCGCGTAGAGCCAAGCCTGGCCGGGGCCAACCGTTCGCGCTATGCCCGTTTCAACTGTAAAAAGAGCGGCATTGACCCATACACGCGCACAGTCTCTGACTGCTACCAGGATGTATTTGGCGAAGGCTCATACATCGGAAAGGGCATTTACGACCTGAATACATTTGCCACCATGCTGTCCGGGCGCTTTCCTGATAACAAGGTGCTCAGTCACGACCTTCTTGAGGGCTGCTTTGCCCGCTCTGGCCTACTGAGTGATGTTTCTTTTTATGAAGATTACCCCGTGGCATATCTTACCGATGCCGCAAGACGTCATCGCTGGATTCGCGGAGACTGGCAGATCATAAGCTGGCTGTTGCCTCGCGTCACCGAAGGCGATGGGCAGGTGCACAAGAATCCCCTTTCATTACTCTCGCGCTGGAAAATTTTTGACAATCTGCGCCGCAGCTTGACCCCTGCCGCATTGATACTGCTTTTGATCTCCGGGTGGGCCATGCTGCCATTATCGTGGCAATGGACCTCGCTGGTGGTTGGCTCCATGTTTCTGCCAGCCTTGCTTGAAGCTGTCGTTGCCATGCTCCACAAGCCGGAGGACACGTCTTTCAGGCGTCACATGGCGCTTCAGTTTTCTGAAATTCCAGGGCATTTTTCTCAACCTGCAGAGGCATTGCTCTACTTGCCTGTTGAAGCAGCCTCAAATCTGGATGCCATTTTTCGCAGTTTCTGGCGAATGATGGCTTCAAAAAAACGCCTTCTTCAGTGGAATGTATCGGTTTGTTCTGGCAGCGCTGCTCCCGCTCACCTTAGAGAAACCGTGGCTGCCATGTGGGCCGGGCCAGTAATCGCCGTTCTGGTTATGCTTGCCTGCATTGCTTTGGGCAACGGTATGGCAGCAAACACTGCCCTGGCTGGCGTTGTTTGCTTGCTGTGGTTTTTTTCTCCGGTCATGGCCTGGTGGTCGAGCCTTCCTCTTAAGCGGCATCAGGAAAAGCTCACCCCAGTGCAAACTGTTTTTCTGTTCAGAATTGCGCACAAAACCTGGAAGTTTTTTGCAACCTTTGCCGGTTCTGAAAGCAACTGGCTTCCACCAGACAACTATCAGGAAGTTCCCACTGGCAGGATAGCCCACCGTTCTTCACCCACCAATATGGGCATTGCGCTGCTGGCAAATCTTTCGGCCTATGACTTCGGTTTCATAACCGCTGGGGCATTTCTGGAGCGCACATCAAAGTCCCTGTCCGTGATGGAAAAACTTGAAAGATACAAAGGCCATTTTTTCAACTGGTACGACACCCAGTCTCTGGCACCTCTGTCGCCGCGCTACGTATCGTCTGTGGACAGTGGCAACATGGTTGGACACCTTTTGGTTTTGCGCGCAGGGTTGCAGGAATTTGTGGAAAAAAGAGTAAGTCATCCGCTGCTTTTTAAAGACCTGCAAAAAACGCTTGCCATCCTGGCTGAAACCGCCCCCAAGCCCCATGATGAGGTTGCAAATTCACAACTGGACACTCTCAGCCTTGAGTTGGCTGCGGCTGTTCAGTCGTTTTCGCCGTCTGCAATTCAGGTCAGAAAAGATCTTGAGCTCCTGCAAGCATCTGCAACTGCAGCCATGATCCAGAGCGAGATGGCTTCTGACAAGGAGAAAAAGCAGTACGGCGGCATCGTGCAGGAAACATTTTGTCTCAAATTGCAGGATGCGCTGGACGAGCTTACACTTTTTATGCCCTGGACATCGCTTCAGGGCGTGTCCTCTGCTGATCTGCAAGATTTTAAGATGCTTGACGCTCACCTCACCCTGTTTGAAATCGCCGCACTTGAAGATGCCCTGTTGCCGCGCCTGGCATTGTACGCCGAGGAGAAGAACGACCCGTCAAGGCAGCAGCTTTTTGCTGAACTCGCAGTGCTTGTTGGTGCAGGCAGCCGCCAGGCCAGGGCGCGCCTTGAACAGATAGCGGAGATGATGGAGCAGTGTACTGGTCTGTCATGCCTTGAGTATGATTTCCTTTATGATTCCAAGCGTAAGCTGCTATCCATCGGCTACAATACGGATGAAAACAGAAGGGATGCAAGCTATTATGACCTTCTGGCCTCTGAGGCCAGGCTGGCAGTATTTGTGGGCATCGCTCAGGGGCATCTGCCTCAGGAAAGCTGGTTTTCTCTTGGGCGGCTTTTGGCAACCACCACAGATCAAAAGCCGGTGCTCCTTTCCTGGAGCGGCTCGATGTTTGAGTATTTGATGCCGCTTCTTGTAATGCCCTTTTATGAAAACAGCCTGCTTGACCAGTCCTGTAAAGCTGCTGTTGCCGCTCAGATCGAGTATGGAAAAAAATGCGGTTTGCCGTGGGGGATATCTGAAAGCGGCTACTGCATGACCGATGCGCGCGCTGACTACATGTACAAGGCCTTTGGCGTACCGGGGCTAGGTATCAAGCGCGATCTGACCGCAGATATGGTTGTAGCTCCGTACGCTTCGGCCTTGGCCGCCATGATAGCTCCACGCGATGCCTGCCTGAACCTTGAACGTCTTTCACAAGAAGGCGTAGAAGGTGATTACGGCATGTACGAGGCCGTTGACTATACCGAATCGCGATTACCGAGGGGGGAAACATTCGAGATCGTGCGTTCCTACATGGCGCATCATCAAGGAATGAGCCTGCTTGCTCTGGAGGCATTGCTGCTCGATTACCCCATGCAAAAACGGTTTGAGAGCGATCCACAGTTTCAATCCGCCATACTGGTTTTGCAGGAACGGGCTCCGGAAGCAATTCCAAGTTATGTGCGCACGTCAACACGGTCGGGTGTTCCCGCAATTCACAGCTTTGTAAAGGGTGCAACGCGCATCATCGGTTCGCCACACACTGCAAAGCCAGAGGTTCAGCTGCTTTCAAACGGCAGGTATCATGTCATGGTAACCAATGCCGGCGGCGGGTACAGTCGCTGGAACAACCTTTCTGTCACCAGGTGGAAGGAAGATACGACGTGCGACGACTGGGGTACGTTTTGTTACATCCGCGATCTTGCCACTGGAGAATACTGGTCTACTACCTTTCAGCCAACTCAGGTAAGAACTGAACATTTCAAGGTGATTTTTGCAGAAGGTCGAGCCGAATTTCATTGCCGTAACCTTAAGTACGATGTGCATACCGACATTGCGGTTTCGCCAGAACACGATGTTGAACTGCGGCGAACAAAGATCACTAACAATTCTCTGGAACAGCGAACCCTCGACATAACCAGTTTTGCCGAGGTGGTTCTTGCTCCTTCCGCCGCTGATGCCCTGCATCCTGCATTCAGCAATCTTTTTGTCCAGACCGAAATAGTTGAAGATCAGTTTGCAATTCTATGCACCCGCCGCGCCCGGTCTGAAGAAGAAAATAACCCCTGCATGCTGCACATGATGGCCGTTCATGGCGTGCCTGTTGACGCCATTTCTTACGAAACCAACAGACGCCAATTTATTGGCCGTGAGCGCACCATAAAAAAACCAAGGGCAATGGACAGGGATGTTGTTGATCTTTCTGACAGTGCAGGGGCCGTGCTTGACCCGGTTGTTTCTGTGCGCACCCGCATCACGCTTGAGTCCGGGCAATCTGCAATAATTGATGTTGTTTCTGGCGTGGGCGAATCACGGGCAACAGCCATGGCCCTCATTGAAAAATACCGGGATAAGGGCATTGCCGACCGTGTTTCCCGTATGGCCTGGGTGCGTGGTCAAATATTGCTGCGCCAGATCCACGCCACCGAGGTGGAGGCGCAACTTTATACCGGTCTGGCAGACTCAATCTTATACGCCAATGCGCAACTGCGTGCTGAAAGCTCTCTGCTTGTGCAAAACAGCAAGGGGCAGTCCGGACTTTGGGGGTACACGCTGTCCGGCGACCTTCCCATACTGCTGTTGCGGATAGGAAGCGTTGATAATATCGAGCTTGTCCGCCAGCTTTTGCGAGCGCATACCTACTGGAACCTTAAAGGACTACGGGTTGACCTGGTAATCTGGAATGAAGACAAGGCCGGATACAGGCAGCTTCTGCATGACCAGATCATGGGGCTTATTGCAGAGGGAAATGGCAGTAGCCTTGGGAAACCGGGGGGGATTTTCGTCCTTTCCTCGGATCGCATAGTTGAAGAAGACAGAATCCTGATGCAGGCAGTTGCCCGGGTCATCATCACAGACGACAAAGGTCCTTTGGCGCAACTGGTAAAAGGTCGCATAGCGCCAGTCAATACAATTCCCTATCTCGCACTGTCGGACGGGCCAAGAGCTTCCCGTATGGAGAGCGCCCTGCCTGCCCCGCGCAATGACCTTATACTTTTTAACGGATTGGGTGGTTTTACTCCCGATGGGCGGGAATATGTCATAATTACGGCCCAGGGCCAGGCAACACCTGCTCCATGGGCCAACGTGCTCGCTAATCCACAATTTGGAACAGTTATTTCGGAAACAGGGCTCGCCTTTACCTGGAGCGAAAATGCCCACGAGCACCGCCTTACCCCATGGTCAAACGATCCCGTGGGTGATTCAAGGGGCGAGGCTTTCTATATTCGCGATAACGACACCGGCTACTTCTGGTCTCCAACCCCCCGTCCATGCCGAGGCAAAACACCGTACACAACCCGGCACGGATTCGGCTACAGCGTGTTTGAGCATACGGAACGCGGCATACAATCAGAGCTTCTTGTGCATGTTGATGTGGACGCCCCGGTAAAATGCATGCGGCTGACGGTGAAAAATGTGTCGTCAATACCGCGCAGGCTGTCGGCAACGGGCTATGTGGCGTGGGTTCTGGGCGATTTGCCGGAGAAAACACGTATGCACATAGCCACAGAAGTTGACCAGATGAGCGGGACAGTTTTTGCCTGCAATTCCTACAATTCTGAGTTTCCTGGCCGAACGGCATTTTGGGGCACAGATGACAGCATTAAATCTGTGAGCTGCGACCGCGCTGAATTTTTGGGGCGCAATGGCTCGCTGGATAATCCGGCGGCCATGGGGCGCAGCCGCCTTTCTGGCCGAAACGGCGTTGGCCTGGACCCGTGTGCCGTTATTCAGGTTCCGTTCACTCTTGCCGCTGGCGAAGAGAGGGTCATTACATTCAGGCTTGGAGTCGGGAAATCCAAAGATGAATGCAGAGAACTTGCCATGCGGTTTAAAGGAGCGGAGGCAACGCAGGAATCCCTGAGCAGGGTCTGGCGGCAGTGGGATCGCCTGCTTGGTTCTGCCTATGTGGAAACACCAGATACGTCTTTCAACGTGATGGCCAACGGCTGGCTGCTGTACCAGGCCATAGCCTGCAGGATGTGGGGGCGCGGAGCCATATACCAGTCTGGCGGTGCATTCGGATTCCGCGACCAGTTGCAGGACGCAATGGCCCTTGTGCATACCGCACCCAATTTGCTGCGTGAACAGATACTTTTATGCGCATCGCGGCAGTTTGCAGAGGGAGATGTCATGCACTGGTGGCATCCGCCGTCAGGGCGAGGGGTGCGCACGCACTGTTCGGACGACTATCTCTGGTTGCCCCAGGCAGTTTGCCGTTATGTCAGCTCCACTCAGGATACCGGCATACTGGACGAGCAGGTTGCCTTGATCACAGGACGGCCCCTCAAGGACGATGAAGATGCCTATTACGACCAGCCTTCCGATTCAGGAATCACGGCAACAATCTATGAGCATTGTGTGTTGGCAATCCGCTATGGGTTAAAATTTGGCGCACACGGGCTGCCGCTTATGGGTTCTGGCGACTGGAATGATGGAATGGACAAGGTTGGCGCTGGTGGAAAAGGTGAAAGCGTTTGGCTGGCCTTTTTCCTTTACGATGTGCTTTCCAGGTTTGGTCCCCTTGCGGCAGCGCGCGGTGATTTGCCTTTTTATCAGGAATGTACAGGTCAGCTGGCGGTGTTGAAAGACAAAATCGAAACTCACGGCTGGGATGGCGGATGGTATCGGCGCGCATATTTTGATGACGGCACCCCCCTGGGCTCGGCAGAAAACAGTGAGTGCCGTATCGACTCCATAGCGCAAAGCTGGTCGGTACTCTCAAAAGCAGGGAGTGCGGAGCATGTCAAACTGGCTATGCTGGCGCTGGATGATTACCTTGTGCGACGCGAGGACAAACTGGTAACGCTGTTTACACCACCTTTTGATGTGCAGGCTCCCAACCCCGGCTATATCAGTGGATACACGCCTGGTGTGCGCGAAAACGGCGGCCAATACACCCACGCAGCCGTGTGGGCGGCTATGGCCTTTGCCCAGATGGGTGATTCCAGACGTGCATGGGAAGTCTTCAACATCATCAATCCGGTAAATCACTGCAAAACTGCGGAGGATGTGGCGCGCTACGAAGTGGAACCCTATGTGGCTGCCGCCGATGTTTATGCCGCCCCCGGCCTTGTTGGGCGCGGCGGCTGGACATGGTATACGGGTTCAGCCGCCTGGATGTACCGGTTGATGCTGGAATCTCTTTTGGGAATCAACATCGAAAATGGCGCCTTGCGAATTGTGCCCTGCCTGCCTGCGAACTGGGACTGCTGCACTGTCCATTATCGCCATCTTAGTGCGGTCTATCACATAAAAATCACTCAGGAATATGCCGGAGGCAAGAACTTTTCCATCACACTTGATGGAGCTGCTCAAAATGACTTGCTTGTTCCTTTGGTTGATGACCAACAGGAACATGAAGTATCTGTTGTTGTTCAACAATAA
- a CDS encoding DUF6051 family protein: MVTSMLYSKLVTLFSGGISFSEDEVPFGDNFVVKNFSFHSPARQKVGPADSQTPASATGSEVDEEIQENNNFRYHVMMPARMEKARNVVIMLHGLNERYWTKYLPWAASVVEATGHAVVLFPLAFHMNRAPARWADPQRMAHLSRERKRTLPTLTSSSFVNAAISARLCEQPERFIQSGLESYYDLIKLVETIKTDLHPAIDKTATIDFFTYSVGTLLGDLLMMANRSDYFSASRHVSFCGGPVVSGLHPESKFILDSEAVGKLRECLLSKERLEVLLSDNTEFEKAFRCMLDYGTGSREREERLRGMGARRYVIALADDHVVMVNEIRNTFGEKEKNGIHVEIMQYTYKYRHEDPFPVLTKMYSNIDRQFQRTFERICNFLKR; this comes from the coding sequence ATGGTTACATCTATGCTTTATTCAAAACTTGTCACACTTTTTTCTGGCGGAATCAGCTTTTCAGAGGACGAAGTACCTTTTGGGGATAACTTTGTCGTCAAAAATTTCAGCTTTCACTCACCTGCACGGCAGAAGGTCGGCCCGGCAGATTCCCAGACCCCTGCCAGCGCCACGGGATCAGAAGTTGATGAAGAAATTCAGGAGAATAATAATTTTAGATATCATGTGATGATGCCGGCCCGCATGGAAAAAGCCCGCAACGTTGTCATCATGCTTCATGGCCTGAATGAACGATACTGGACCAAATATCTACCGTGGGCCGCATCAGTGGTTGAAGCGACTGGTCACGCCGTTGTTCTTTTTCCCCTCGCATTTCATATGAACCGTGCCCCGGCCCGGTGGGCAGATCCGCAACGCATGGCGCACCTGAGCCGCGAGCGGAAGCGTACCCTGCCAACGCTCACCAGTTCCAGCTTTGTCAATGCGGCCATCAGCGCACGGCTTTGCGAACAGCCTGAGCGCTTTATCCAGTCTGGTCTTGAAAGTTACTATGATCTCATCAAGCTTGTGGAGACAATAAAGACTGATCTTCACCCTGCTATCGATAAAACTGCCACAATTGACTTTTTCACCTACTCCGTTGGAACCCTTCTCGGTGATCTTCTTATGATGGCAAACAGGTCGGACTATTTTTCAGCATCGCGGCATGTTTCATTTTGTGGCGGGCCTGTTGTCAGCGGCCTGCACCCGGAATCAAAATTTATTCTCGACAGCGAAGCTGTGGGCAAACTCCGGGAGTGCCTGCTCTCAAAAGAAAGACTTGAAGTTTTGCTCTCTGACAACACCGAGTTTGAAAAGGCCTTTCGCTGTATGCTGGACTATGGGACAGGCAGCAGAGAACGGGAGGAGCGTTTGCGGGGCATGGGGGCACGGCGCTACGTGATCGCCTTGGCTGATGACCATGTCGTTATGGTTAATGAAATTCGCAATACTTTTGGCGAAAAAGAAAAGAATGGAATTCATGTTGAAATAATGCAGTATACTTACAAATACAGACATGAAGACCCATTTCCAGTGCTTACAAAAATGTACAGTAATATTGATAGGCAGTTTCAGCGCACATTTGAAAGAATTTGCAATTTTTTGAAAAGATAG